ATCTATCAGAGCAGCTTTAACCAATCCGGTTAATACGCTACGCAACGAATAAGTATGGAGACTCCACAACCACCTCGCTTGGCGACCCGCCTGTTGCATTTATTCTGTACGAATCATCTAATAGAAGAGATGGAAGGGGATTTAGAAGAACTATTTCTACAACGAGTCAAACTTTTAGGAGAGAAAAAAGCACGCATTCGATATATAATGGATGTACTAAGTCTGATACGTCCAGTTGTTCTTAAAAAGACGAAAAATGAATACTCACAATCTACATTCAGTTCCACTATGTTACGAAATTATCTAACCATCGCGTTTCGGAATCTGACCCGTAATAAAGGATATTCCTTTATCAACATTGCGGGATTGGCTGCAGGAATGGCTGTGGCTATGCTCATTGGCTTATGGATCTATGATGAATTATCCTTTAACCAAAATTATAAAAACTATGACCGTATTGCCAGAGTAATGGAAAACAGAAACTATGATGGGGAAATAGGCACGCTTTGGTCAGCATCACCGCCATTGGGAGATGCATTGAGGAGTCAGTACAGTTCTAATTTCAAACATATCTTAATGGCGTCCAATCCAACACGTGTTATTCTATCAACAGAATCAACTAAGTTAATACAAAATGGATACTATTTTGAACCAGGAGTTGCAGAGATGCTGAGTCTTACTATGCTCTATGGTACACGTGAGGGATTGAACGAACCGCATTCTGTTTTGCTATCAGAATCAATGGCTAAAGCCTTTTTTGGTGATATTAATCCAGTAGGCAAACTGATGAAGATCGAAAATACACTGGATGTAAAAGTAACTGGAGTATACAAAGATTTACCACGTAATTCAGATTTTAATGATATGGCGTTTATAGCACCCTGGAGTTTATATGTAAGCAGTAGAAAATGGATACAGAAAGATGCGTGGTGGCAGAATGGCTTTCAAGCCTATGTACAAGTAGCAGATCATGTAAATATGACCGATGTATCAAAGAAAATCAGAGATATTAAATTGAAGCATTGTGATAAAGAAGAAGCATTGGCAAAACCAGAACTATTCCTTTTCCCAATGTCCCAATGGCGGTTGTATTCTGAATTTAAAAATGGTGTGAGCACAGGTGGGCGCATTCAGTTTGTATGGATATATGCCATGATTGGTATTTTTGTCTTAGTGCTGGCCTGTATCAACTTTATGAACCTATCAACAGCTCGTTCTGAAAAAAGAGCAAAGGAAGTAGGTGTTCGAAAAGCTATTGGATCATTGCAACATCAGTTAATTAGCCAGTTCTTTAGTGAGTCCTTACTGGTAGTGGCATTTTCATTTGCATTATGTATACTACTAGTTCAACTTGTACTCCCTTTCTTTAATGATATTGCAGATAAGAATGTATCCATAGCCTGGAACAACTCCTTATTTTGGTTAGTAAGCATTACTTTTTGTTTATTCACCGGCTTACTGGCAGGAAGTTATCCGGCTCTTTATCTATCCTCCTTTCAGCCAGTGAATGTGCTCAAAGGCACCTTCGTAGCTGGACGTTTTTCAGCTATACCACGTAAAGTTCTCGTAGTAGGTCAGTTTACCGTCTCTATCGCACTGATTATAAGCACCATTATCATTTTCCAGCAGGTTCAATTCTCAAAAGACCGACCTGTAGGATATAGTCGGGATGGGTTGATTATGATTGAAACCCCTACTCCTGATATTCATAAGCATCTGGACGCCATTCGGTATGAGCTAAAGAAGACGGCTACCATAGTGGAGTTATCTGAATCACTCAATCCTATGACGGGAATTAGTTTCACTTCAAATGGCTATGAATGGACAGGAAAAGAAACAGAACAACAGGCAAGCTTTGCTACTGTTTATGTAGATCATGAATTTGGTCAGACAGTAGGTTGGCAATTTAAGGCAGGTCGGAATTTTTCAAGGAAATTCGCAACAGATTCAACGGGTATTGTTTTGAACAAAACAGCAGCTGACTTTATAGGCTTAAAAGATCCTATCGGGAAAACAATTCGACAAACTGCTTTTGGTCAAACATCTATATACCATATTGTTGGAGTAATCAATGATATGATCATGGAGTCTCCTTATGAGCCTGTTAAAAAAACAATTTATAAGATTAACAACGGAAAGGGTAATTTTATTAACGCAAGGATAAATCCAGCTCAAAGTACTCGGGATGCGCTACAAACAATAGAGACAGTCTTAAAAAAGTATGATCCAGATACTCCCTTCGCATACAAATTTGTAAGCAACGAATATGCTCAGAAGTTTGGAGAAGAAGAACGAATGGGTAAGTTGATTACTTTCTTTTCAGTACTCGCTATTTTTATTTCTTGTCTGGGATTATCAGGTCTGGCTTCATACATAGCCGAACAACGTACCAAGGAAATTGGTATTCGGAAAGTACTGGGGGCGTCTATATTCAATTTATGGGCACTACTCTCCAAGGACTTTGTGTATTTGGTGCTTACTGCCTTTGTCATTGCTACTCCAATAGCCTGGTATTTTCTTAATAGTTGGCTACAAAGCTATACCTACCGCACAGAAATATCGTGGTGGATTTTTCTAATCACAGGGGTAGGTGCTTTACTAATTACCTTGTTGACAGTAAGTTTTCAATCCATCAAAGCTGCTTTACTAAATCCAGTTAAGTCACTTAGGAATGAATAAGGAAAAGTAATTACACTCTTTATACTCTGGTGTTGAGTTATCCATTCAGTCAACCCAACACCAGAGTACAGTATTCTCCAATTACTCTACTATTATCATCTTTACAGGTTTCTTCTTTTTTATTTTTTTATATACAAGAGGTAATTCCTCAACAGCAGACTTTCATTTAACTCCTGCTTAGATCTCTCGTTTATTTCATATAGCGACCAAGAAACTATTTGGTAAAGCATTTTCGATCTGCTATCCAACATTTACAAATACACAGGCTTTTACTTCTATCACAAATAAATTTTAGCGTATATATGCAACAACTTCCAATATAATGCATCTATACCTATGTAGTTATAATCTCCCCAGCAACTGATAAGAGTATTATATTTTTTAGAATGTTTTTCGAAAGGCAAGCCGATCTCAACATCATACCATTACTACACTTTTTTTAATACCTGAAACTATGCTATCCAACTACCTTACTATTGCCTGGAGAAACCTGTCAAAGAATAAGGGTTTCTCATTTATTAACATTCTGGGTCTTTCGCTGGGGATGGCCTGCAGTCTGTTTATCTTTCTTTGGATACAGGATGAAGTAGGTACAGATGCTTTTCATAAAAATGGAGAACGCCTGTATCAGTTACGTGAAGTGCAGTATTACGATAATGATAAAACATTGGATACCTATTCTACTCCTGGCATTCTGGCTGAATATATCAGAAAAGAGGTTCCGGAAGTTACCCATTCGCTTGCTATTACCTGGGAACACGATTTGTTATTTCGTACAGGAGATAAATCCGGAAAAGAAAAGGGTCGTTATGCCAGTTCGGATATATTTGAAATGCTAAGCTTTCCATTGATTCAGGGTAATTCTAAGACAGTGTTGTCATCTCCGGATCAGGTAGTGATTTCACGCAAGTTGGCTGAAAAGTATTTTGGTCAGCAGAATCCCATTAATAAAATTATCCATATAGATAACCAAAAAGATTTCAAAGTCAGTGGTGTATTTGAGAATATACAAGATAATTCTTCCTTAAAATTCGATTACCTGCTCCCCTATCAGGATTTTGAACAGCAAAATGCTTGGACTAAGGAATGGACTAGTAATGGTCCTCATACACTGATTCTACTTCATCCGGATGCGTCATGGGAAAAAGTAGACCAAAAACTTAGAAATTACCTGATCAGCAAACGTGAAAAGGAAGCTAGCAAAATTGAACTCTTTTTACAACCTTATTCTGAACGGTATCTTCACTCCCACTTTGAAAATGGTAAGCCAACAGGCGGTCGTATTGAATATATTCGCCTATTCTCCATTGTTACTATTTTTATCTTGCTAATTGCCTGTGTCAACTTTATGAATCTGGCTACTGCCCGTTCAGTCAAACGTTCCAAGGAAGTAGGTATTCGTAAAGTAGTAGGAGCTGACAAACGCTTCCTGATTGGACAATTTATGGGAGAGGCGATTATGACTACTTTTATCTCTCTGGCTGTAGCTTTGCTGATGGTTGTACTTTTTCTTCCTACTTTTAATTCACTTACAGAAAAACACATCTCCCTACAAATTGCAAGTTCTTCATTCTGGTTCACTATACTGACCCTGGCACTAGTGACAGGATTGATTTCAGGAAGCTATCCAGCTTTGTTTCTGTCATCTCTCAATCCGATAACTATCCTGAAAGGATCTCTTAAGTTTAAACCAGAAGCATTGCTTTTCCGTAAAGCACTGGTTGTCTTTCAGTTTACCTTATCTATCATTCTTATTGCAGGAACAATTATCGTATACAGGCAAATACAATACATTCAAAATAAGAACCTGGGATTGGATCGTGAAAATGTAATTTATGTGCCTATTGAAGGTTCTATTGCCAAAAACTTTGAAACATTCAAGACAACTCTTCTTCAATCTTCCGCTATTCAGTCTGTATCAACATCTACCCAGATTCCAACTGAGATGAGGAGTTCTACATCTGGAGTAGAATGGGCAGGAAAAAATCCAAAAGACAATATTCCATTTGCAAATACAGATATCTCATACGACTTCATCAAAACGATGAAAATTAAACTAAAGGATGGTAGAGATTTCTCTAAAGAATTTGGAACCGACACTGCCAATTATCTTATCAACGAAGAAGCTGCGAAACGAATGGGAATGAAAAATCCTGTAGGACAAGACCTAACTATGTGGGATCGCAAAGGAAAGATCGTTGGTCTAATGGAAAACTTTCATTTACAATCGCTGCACGTAGCCATTGAACCACTTATTTTCCGATTGGACGCTCATCCTGCCTGGGGACAGATTGTTGTTCGTACTCAACCTGGTAAAACTCAACAGGCATTGGTAGAAATTGAAAAAGCCTCTAAGGTCTATAATCCGGAATATCCATTCTCTTATGAGTTTGCGGATGCTACTTTTCAGAAACAATATAAAAGTGAAATGGTAATTGGAAAGCTTGCTAATTGCTTTGCTTTTCTGGGTGTATTTATTTCTTGCCTGGGCTTATTTGGATTGGTAATGTTTACAGCTGAGCAACGTACCAAAGAGATTGGTATCCGAAAAGTATTGGGAGCTTCTGTAGCCAACATTGTATCGATGTTATCACAGGACTTTTTAAAGCTGGTACTACTTGCATTTGTAATTGCTACTCCTCTGGCATGGTGGTCATTAAATCAGTGGCTACAAAACTTTGTGTATCGTACAGATATGCATTGGTGGATTTTTGCACTGGCAGGCATCCTGGCTGTATGCATCGCTTTACTAACAATCAGTTTCCAATCTATCAAAGCGGCCATAGCTAATCCTGTGAAGTCTTTGCGATCAGAATAGTAATACACTAAAATACAACAGCCCTGCAATAACAGGGCTGTTTTGTTCTATATCTAAAGAATAAGATCCTTTGATTAGTATATATTAATACTATTATCAATAATTTTATTGCAACATCAAAAATCAACTATTCACCGATTCTTGTTCTTTTACCACCTTCCGGCTTTTTTGCAGAGTAAAGAAACCAGCGGTAGTCATAAATCCAAGCAAAGCTATAAAAGACTGGGTATCAATCCGATTAAGCATCCAAAGTAAATACCCGCTAAAGGTAAAAACCCCTAAAAGCAACGACTTCCAATTGCGCATTATTCTTCGGTTAATGGTCATAGCTGTAGTACATTAGTGTGAGAAAAAAGCATCAGTCAAAAAGAATATCAAACAGTTCCGGACCTGGCTGACTCTTTCAGACCAATTGCACTCAATAGAACAAATTTCGGCATTTTGGAAGGTTCAGTCAATTTCAATAACTGATAATCTGAATGTCTGATAATAGTATAGACAAAAATGCAGTCAGTCTCCAAAATACAGTATTCTTTATTTATACTTGAAGACAAAATCTTCACTATTCATGTTCACTCCTCCTAGACTTCGCAAAGACTATTTTATTTTTCTTCTCCTTCTCTCAATTGCATATTGTACTAATATACTCTCATTATTTTTTTTCAAAACAGGAGTTATAGACTTAAGCAAAACTATCGTAGACCTATTATTATTCAGCAGTGAGTTTTTATTCATTGCCCTTCTTTTTTCCCTAGCAGTTGTAATGAACAATTATAAGGAGTATAAACTTCGGAACAGCTTTCTTGCCTATATTCTGATTCAGTCTTTTACTCCATTCACACATTCCATCATATCCGAACTTGAAGAGAATACGGGACTATATTTTATGATAATTGTCGGGATTAGTATGATGTGTATTATTATCTATCTTCTTATACAGTCCTTTCGAATTCAGAAAAAATCGATAAAAATTAATATACGATTCATTGGTTTAAGCATCTTTTTATCCCATATAATATCTATTCTCTTAATACCTTTCTATACAATCCAAGGTCCCACATTCGATAGAACAAAAATACAAATGCTAATTGATTTGTTACCCTGTATTGCCATTATAGCCTTTTATATAAAGCTTGCTAGAAAACCTGCATTTGAGTAAAAGGAATATATTTGAATGACACCTATTTAACTATATTTACCCTCTATGAAAGTTATTCAGATTGTACTTTGTATCACAATACTTGCGATTTGGGCGTGTTCATCTGATGAAAAGAAAGAACAATCTATTTCAAAACCACCAGTAGCTATTGAAAAACGAGTAGATTTTTCTCCGTCACCAGCTGATTCACTTTTAACTCAACTACGTCCAGCCAAACAAACATTCCAGGTTAAAGCAGATACAGATCAGGCTATAACAGGCAAGTACGGTACGTTTGTATTTATACCTGAAAACAGCTTTGTAGATGCCAGCGGACACCCTGTAATAGGACAAGTAGACATTGAACTGGTAGAAGTTTTTTCTGCGGGGGATTTTGTTAGTTCCCGCCTGCAAACTATCTCCAATGGTAAACTTCTTCAATCTGAAGGGATGCTTTATATAGATGCAAAAGCCAACGGCCAATCCGTCACATTAGCTCCAGATAAACAACTACGTATTGAACTACCCATTCTGGCCAAAGCATCTGGTACTTCACAGACAAAAATATTCTCAGGAACTTATGACACAAGAGGGAATATGAACTGGGAAGAAACCGGCAAACTAGATAATAAACTCATTCCTCTGCCACTTGAAGTATTTGACTATACATACTGGACATCTTATACTGTTGTAAGTTCTAATCGTGATAGCAGTTGGTACTCTATATACGATTATAATTCTGGACCCGATTCTACGACATTTTTAAATTCTAAGTTGCAAAACACATTCATTGCAACAAGAGAATTTGAAGAACGATTCTGGTATATAACAGCAATTGGCAACAGAAGTACTATTCATAACACTCTAGATGAACATGAAGAAAAAATAGTTTGGGATCCAACTATTGCAAATGCTTATCTAAATAATCTTGATAAAGATCTCTGGTATTGTGATTCATTAGCATATATTATAATAAAGTCTTGGGCAAAAAAAACTAATTCTCATAAGTACTGGTACTGGAACATACAGTCTGCTGATTTAGAGAAAAAATTTGAAGACTTTTACAAACAACGCCTCACAAAAGTTATAGATTTTGCAGGTGTTGACCCTAGCAAAAAAGATGCACGGCAACGTCTAAAGAAAAAGGGTAAAACGCCAAAAGAGATTGACGAAATTATGAATGCATATACACGTCAACAGCAACTGATAACAAACCATAAAAACAAACAGGAGGCTCAAAAAATAACACAGAATTCTTTTGTAGTAGCTAAACTTGGCTGGATTAATTGTGATCAGTTTTATAATGACCCTAAAGCCAAAGAAGCCAATATTCTGGCATCCATACATGCTCCGAATTCATTGGGTTCATCGGTGTCTGCCGTATTAATTCTTGACGATCGACACATTGCCCTCTCTGGAAGTAATACCAAAGATTCTCTTTATCGTTTTACAGGATCATCTGCCCCCTATACCAAACTTCCAATAGGAGAGAAAGCAACTATCATTGCATTAGCTTATCAAAACAAACAACCCTATATGGGAATGAAACCTATCACTATATCAGAAAATGGAACGTATGAGATTAATCTAAAGAAGAGTTCTACAAAAGAGATACAAGAAACATTGAAAAACCTGAAATGACATGGGACACAACATGAGTCATCCCAAATTTTAAGTAAAAGATGTCATTGAGAAAGTAATAACAAATGTCACAAAGAGAGAAAAGACGACTTAAATAGCGAATGGCAGTGTAGGTGCGTAGGGCTTCTTTTCTCCGCGAGGTTGGCTTTTGGCCTGCGGGCAGAAGGATCGGAGAAAAGTGTCCTTTTTTGCTTCATTTTTTGGACAAGAAAAAAATGAAGAAGCTACAAGAAGAACGATGTAAGGAACAAGAAACCAATTCAGAAAGAAACGTTTCTCAAAAATTACCCCAAGCCCACACTTATAAAAGTAATAGGCTCGGGTTTTGCTCTCATCCAATATTCGGGATGACTCATGTTATATTTTACATCCAGATAAACGGATCTCCGGATGCCAGATGAGTAACTTTAATCCCTGTCAATTTGGGTTGTAACCACTCAGCAAACCACTCCATCCCAGGTTCCTCACTTACAGCATGGCCCAACACAATCAAAGCTATTTTAGATCCCATTAATCGACTATCCCGTATATATTCGGCAGTTTCCCACTCAGATAGCTCTCCTACAATCAATACATCCGGTTTCTCTGACTCAACAGTCGACACCTGTCTTGGACCACCCCATGCACCAGGTAGCAAGGCAATACGGGAGCAGGACTGATCCAGGTTTCCGATTACACGTACATGTCCGATGCCAAGAGAAGTTTTCAAATGTTGCACCAATTGTTTTAAGGAAAGTGCAGGAATAGTTAACATCCTTTCTCCTGTCTTATAATAAGATAACCAGTTTGCTTTTTTAGCTACTCCATAACTCACAGCATCAGGCTTCATAGAGTGACAATAATCATGAAACCGCCAGATAGCAATCTTATGCTTTTCCAATAACTGTTGCTTTTGTTTAACCACCATATTGTTAGGTACCCAGGCTGGGTCATCTTTATGATTATAAAAAGAGGGTTCATGAGCAATGATAAAGTTAGCCTTACGCTTTGCCGCCTCTTCGATAATTGTAATGGTAGGAAACATAGTAGTTACAATTCCTGTAACTACCTGATCAGCACGGCCAGCTTTTAATGTATCCACCGTATCTGACAGAGGTGTCAATCCACCTTCTTTCAAAATGAGATCCATGATTTCCTGTACTGTAAGCTGCTTTGCACTACCTGCTGCAAAAGAGGGGTTTACTCCTAGCAAAGCCAGACTACCCGCAGATTTTAGCGTATTAGACAGAAAGGATCGTCTACTTACAGCAGATGATTGAAGTAAAGAATGTAGATTGTTCATGGTGCAGGGAATTATAAGTGATTCTATAGCTTAGTACTTATTTGCAAGTTATCATTTGTCTGTGTAATAAATTTCACCTTCGCTTTTCCAAACAATAACAATTTTGATAGATTACCTTGTTCATCCCTTCATCTCATACTACCATCCACTTGTCAAGTATTTGACACACTTCATATAGGACAGAAATAAAACCCTGGAGAATTGTCTATTTTGCCGAATCACTGTATTTTTAAATACAAGCAAACTCCACTACCTGGAACTACTCTCAGGATATCCCTTTTCGGATGAAACAGTTGGCCTATACTAAACCAAACCAGCATTGGTTTTTCAAATACAAGGTTCACCATATCTTATTTTGGTGTGGTTATCAATATGTCTGGTGGGTAATTGCCATAGGCAATCCAATTAAAGCAGCCGAAAGTATATTTCTGACATCTTTTTTTCCAAAGTATATCTTCTATGTCATTGTACAAACACTGGCAGTTTGTTTCAATCTCTATTTTCTTATTCCCAGATATCTTGAAAAAAACAAGCTTACAGAATATATTATCTATCTGGCACTCACAATTATATGTGCCTCTTTATTAATTGTTCCTGGTTACTATTTAACAGCCTTTTTGTCTCATAAGACAGTTGCAGATCTATTTGGAAATGATAAAAACTGCTTTTATTTCTTTATTACCAATACATTCCCATCCACCCTAGCCAGTATGACGTTAGGTATGAGTATCAAACTCACTAAAAAGTGGATTCAAACAGAAAGAAGACAACGTTTACTGGAAAAGGAAAAACTGGAAACAGAGTTAAAATTTCTCAAATATCAGATCAATCCTCATTTTCTATTCAATACGATTAATTCTATATTCTTTCTGATCCATAAAAATCCTCATATGGCATCAGATTCTCTGGCTAAGTTTTCTGAATTGCTCAGACATCAATTATATGAAAGTAATGACAAACTAATTTCATTGGATAAAGAGATCTCATATCTCAAAAACTTTATTGAACTCGAAAAACTTAGACAAAGTACACAGGTAGAACTTACCATTCAGGCAGATAATTCTGATACCCAGCATTTAGGTATAGCACCATTTGTATTAATGACATTTGTAGAGAATGCATTTAAGCATGTATCTAAACACACAGACAAAGCCAATTGGATACAAATTGGCTTGTATTTACATCAGAAAGAGTTAGATGTTACAATTGCCAATAGCAAATCTTCTGATACATCTGTACAGGTAGTTCATTATGGAGGTATTGGTCTGGAAAATGTAAAAAGAAGACTGGATTTACTCTATTCAGATCAATATACACTTGATATACAGGATGAAACGGATTGTTTTAAAGTAAAACTGCAGTTGTATCTATCAGAACTTACTCAACAAACCACTCATATACCTGTACTTACAGGATTTTGAGCAAAAAGTATACATTAATAAAACTAACAGATGATGATGAACTGTGTTATTATAGATGATGAGCCACTGGCAAGAGAAGGTATCGCCAGTTATGTACAGGAAATTGATTTTCTGAATCTGATCGATACATGTGAGAATCCCATGGCACTCATTCAGCTATTGGATGAACATCCAATAGATCTGATATTTCTTGATATACAAATGCCTAAAATGAATGGTATTGACTTTTTGAAGATTGTACAGAAACCACCAATGGTTATTGTTACCACAGCGTTCCCTAGCTATGCTTTAGAAAGCTTCCAGCTCAATGTGATGGACTATTTGTTGAAACCAATTACATTTGAACGTTTTGTAAAAGCAGCCAGTAAAGCCCGAGATTATCATCAGCTACTGCTCAAATCTGCTAGTCAAAATTCTCCTAAAATAGAGAAAGAGACAGATTACTTCTTTATTAAATGTGGAAACAAGTATGAGAAGATCTATTTCAATGATATTTTATATATCCAGGGAATGCAGAACTATGTTATCATTTACACCTTGAAAGGAAAATATATGACTCTTCTCTATCTGAAGAATCTGGAACAGAACCTGGATAGTCGTTCATTTATTCGGGTGCATAAATCTTATATTGTTGCCATTGATAAAATAGATGCAATAGAAGGTAACGAAATCAGTTTGCAATCACATAGTATTCCAATAAGTCGCATTTATCGGGAACAAGTACTAAAACAAGTTGTACAAAATAAGTTATGGATAAAATAGATAAGCAAATAATGCTCTCTACTTTATCCCAACATTATCAGAACTTTAGTCTTTAATCTGTTAATAGTTGGCGAAGTTAAACAAACCAACAAGCTTTAAATTACATTACCATTTCTCCTTCACCAGTTAACAACCAATTGATATTGATATGCCAAACAGTATGTATCCAATACAAAAGCATAATACTAGGCAGATAATGACATTGTTCAATCATTGATAAGTTGCTCTGTGTCATACACACAGAAGCAGCAAAACTCTCCTGTGACTGTTTTGCAATCCGGATCCGTACCATTCGGATACGCCCGCCAATAGTTTTCAGTTTCATAGCTGTAGTAGAAAAAATCATAATGTACTTTTTTTAAATAAAACTACTCATCCA
This genomic stretch from Xanthocytophaga agilis harbors:
- a CDS encoding ABC transporter permease; amino-acid sequence: MLSNYLTIAWRNLSKNKGFSFINILGLSLGMACSLFIFLWIQDEVGTDAFHKNGERLYQLREVQYYDNDKTLDTYSTPGILAEYIRKEVPEVTHSLAITWEHDLLFRTGDKSGKEKGRYASSDIFEMLSFPLIQGNSKTVLSSPDQVVISRKLAEKYFGQQNPINKIIHIDNQKDFKVSGVFENIQDNSSLKFDYLLPYQDFEQQNAWTKEWTSNGPHTLILLHPDASWEKVDQKLRNYLISKREKEASKIELFLQPYSERYLHSHFENGKPTGGRIEYIRLFSIVTIFILLIACVNFMNLATARSVKRSKEVGIRKVVGADKRFLIGQFMGEAIMTTFISLAVALLMVVLFLPTFNSLTEKHISLQIASSSFWFTILTLALVTGLISGSYPALFLSSLNPITILKGSLKFKPEALLFRKALVVFQFTLSIILIAGTIIVYRQIQYIQNKNLGLDRENVIYVPIEGSIAKNFETFKTTLLQSSAIQSVSTSTQIPTEMRSSTSGVEWAGKNPKDNIPFANTDISYDFIKTMKIKLKDGRDFSKEFGTDTANYLINEEAAKRMGMKNPVGQDLTMWDRKGKIVGLMENFHLQSLHVAIEPLIFRLDAHPAWGQIVVRTQPGKTQQALVEIEKASKVYNPEYPFSYEFADATFQKQYKSEMVIGKLANCFAFLGVFISCLGLFGLVMFTAEQRTKEIGIRKVLGASVANIVSMLSQDFLKLVLLAFVIATPLAWWSLNQWLQNFVYRTDMHWWIFALAGILAVCIALLTISFQSIKAAIANPVKSLRSE
- a CDS encoding LytTR family DNA-binding domain-containing protein, yielding MMNCVIIDDEPLAREGIASYVQEIDFLNLIDTCENPMALIQLLDEHPIDLIFLDIQMPKMNGIDFLKIVQKPPMVIVTTAFPSYALESFQLNVMDYLLKPITFERFVKAASKARDYHQLLLKSASQNSPKIEKETDYFFIKCGNKYEKIYFNDILYIQGMQNYVIIYTLKGKYMTLLYLKNLEQNLDSRSFIRVHKSYIVAIDKIDAIEGNEISLQSHSIPISRIYREQVLKQVVQNKLWIK
- a CDS encoding sensor histidine kinase: MKQLAYTKPNQHWFFKYKVHHILFWCGYQYVWWVIAIGNPIKAAESIFLTSFFPKYIFYVIVQTLAVCFNLYFLIPRYLEKNKLTEYIIYLALTIICASLLIVPGYYLTAFLSHKTVADLFGNDKNCFYFFITNTFPSTLASMTLGMSIKLTKKWIQTERRQRLLEKEKLETELKFLKYQINPHFLFNTINSIFFLIHKNPHMASDSLAKFSELLRHQLYESNDKLISLDKEISYLKNFIELEKLRQSTQVELTIQADNSDTQHLGIAPFVLMTFVENAFKHVSKHTDKANWIQIGLYLHQKELDVTIANSKSSDTSVQVVHYGGIGLENVKRRLDLLYSDQYTLDIQDETDCFKVKLQLYLSELTQQTTHIPVLTGF
- a CDS encoding Nif3-like dinuclear metal center hexameric protein, which translates into the protein MNNLHSLLQSSAVSRRSFLSNTLKSAGSLALLGVNPSFAAGSAKQLTVQEIMDLILKEGGLTPLSDTVDTLKAGRADQVVTGIVTTMFPTITIIEEAAKRKANFIIAHEPSFYNHKDDPAWVPNNMVVKQKQQLLEKHKIAIWRFHDYCHSMKPDAVSYGVAKKANWLSYYKTGERMLTIPALSLKQLVQHLKTSLGIGHVRVIGNLDQSCSRIALLPGAWGGPRQVSTVESEKPDVLIVGELSEWETAEYIRDSRLMGSKIALIVLGHAVSEEPGMEWFAEWLQPKLTGIKVTHLASGDPFIWM
- a CDS encoding ABC transporter permease, whose amino-acid sequence is METPQPPRLATRLLHLFCTNHLIEEMEGDLEELFLQRVKLLGEKKARIRYIMDVLSLIRPVVLKKTKNEYSQSTFSSTMLRNYLTIAFRNLTRNKGYSFINIAGLAAGMAVAMLIGLWIYDELSFNQNYKNYDRIARVMENRNYDGEIGTLWSASPPLGDALRSQYSSNFKHILMASNPTRVILSTESTKLIQNGYYFEPGVAEMLSLTMLYGTREGLNEPHSVLLSESMAKAFFGDINPVGKLMKIENTLDVKVTGVYKDLPRNSDFNDMAFIAPWSLYVSSRKWIQKDAWWQNGFQAYVQVADHVNMTDVSKKIRDIKLKHCDKEEALAKPELFLFPMSQWRLYSEFKNGVSTGGRIQFVWIYAMIGIFVLVLACINFMNLSTARSEKRAKEVGVRKAIGSLQHQLISQFFSESLLVVAFSFALCILLVQLVLPFFNDIADKNVSIAWNNSLFWLVSITFCLFTGLLAGSYPALYLSSFQPVNVLKGTFVAGRFSAIPRKVLVVGQFTVSIALIISTIIIFQQVQFSKDRPVGYSRDGLIMIETPTPDIHKHLDAIRYELKKTATIVELSESLNPMTGISFTSNGYEWTGKETEQQASFATVYVDHEFGQTVGWQFKAGRNFSRKFATDSTGIVLNKTAADFIGLKDPIGKTIRQTAFGQTSIYHIVGVINDMIMESPYEPVKKTIYKINNGKGNFINARINPAQSTRDALQTIETVLKKYDPDTPFAYKFVSNEYAQKFGEEERMGKLITFFSVLAIFISCLGLSGLASYIAEQRTKEIGIRKVLGASIFNLWALLSKDFVYLVLTAFVIATPIAWYFLNSWLQSYTYRTEISWWIFLITGVGALLITLLTVSFQSIKAALLNPVKSLRNE
- a CDS encoding helix-turn-helix domain-containing protein, translated to MKLKTIGGRIRMVRIRIAKQSQESFAASVCMTQSNLSMIEQCHYLPSIMLLYWIHTVWHININWLLTGEGEMVM